A window of the Pseudomonas furukawaii genome harbors these coding sequences:
- a CDS encoding response regulator, with protein MIRVLVAEDHTIVREGIKQLIGLAKDLCVAGEAANGEQLMETLRHTPCEVVLLDISMPGVNGLEAIPRIRALGNPPAVLVLSMHDEAQMAARALKIGAAGYATKDSDPSLLLAAIRKVASGGRYIDPDLADRMVFEVGLTDSRPAHTLLSEREFSVFERLVRGEGVNEIAQHLAISSKTVSTHKARLMQKLGLSSVADLVKYAVEHKLL; from the coding sequence GTGATCCGAGTACTGGTGGCGGAAGACCACACCATCGTCCGCGAGGGCATCAAGCAGCTCATCGGCCTGGCCAAGGACCTCTGCGTGGCGGGGGAGGCGGCCAATGGCGAGCAGTTGATGGAAACCCTGCGGCATACGCCCTGCGAGGTGGTGCTGCTGGATATCTCCATGCCCGGGGTCAACGGCCTCGAGGCCATTCCGCGCATCCGCGCCCTCGGCAACCCGCCGGCGGTGCTGGTGCTCTCCATGCACGACGAGGCGCAAATGGCCGCCCGCGCGCTGAAGATCGGCGCCGCGGGCTACGCCACCAAGGACAGCGATCCTTCACTGCTGCTGGCCGCCATCCGCAAGGTGGCGTCTGGCGGTCGCTACATCGACCCGGACCTGGCCGACCGCATGGTGTTCGAGGTGGGACTCACCGATTCCCGGCCCGCCCACACCCTGCTCTCGGAGCGGGAGTTCTCGGTGTTCGAGCGCCTGGTGCGGGGTGAGGGCGTCAACGAGATCGCCCAGCACCTGGCCATCAGCAGCAAGACCGTGAGCACCCACAAGGCACGGCTGATGCAGAAGCTCGGACTCAGTTCTGTGGCCGACCTGGTGAAGTACGCCGTGGAACACAAGCTTCTATGA
- a CDS encoding ABC transporter ATP-binding protein encodes MAETQGSDILVSFRGVQKSYDGESLIVKDLNLDIRKGEFLTLLGPSGSGKTTSLMMLAGFETPTSGEILLAGRSINNVPPHKRDIGMVFQNYALFPHMTVAENLAFPLSVRGMSKTDASERVKRALSMVQLDAFRNRYPAQLSGGQQQRVALARALVFEPQLVLMDEPLGALDKQLREHMQMEIKHIHQRLGVTVVYVTHDQGEALTMSDRVAVFHQGEIQQIAPPRELYELPKNTFVANFIGENNRLSGQLESRQGDTCVVRLARGEKVEALAINVGQPGEPVTLSIRPERIRLNGHSESCVNRFSGRVAEFIYLGDHVRIRFEVCGKPDFFVKQPIAELDPALAVGDVVPLGWQVEHVRALDPLHAE; translated from the coding sequence ATGGCCGAGACACAAGGCAGCGACATCCTGGTCAGCTTTCGCGGCGTACAGAAGAGCTACGACGGCGAGTCGCTGATCGTCAAAGACCTCAACCTGGATATTCGCAAAGGCGAATTCCTCACCCTGCTCGGGCCATCCGGCTCCGGCAAGACCACCAGCCTGATGATGCTCGCCGGGTTCGAGACCCCCACCAGCGGCGAGATCCTCCTGGCCGGTCGCTCCATCAACAACGTGCCGCCTCACAAGCGCGACATCGGCATGGTGTTCCAGAACTACGCGCTGTTCCCCCACATGACGGTGGCCGAGAACCTGGCCTTCCCGCTGTCGGTGCGCGGCATGAGCAAGACCGACGCCAGCGAGCGTGTGAAGCGTGCGCTGTCGATGGTCCAGCTGGACGCCTTCCGCAACCGCTACCCGGCCCAGCTTTCCGGTGGCCAGCAGCAGCGCGTCGCCCTGGCCCGCGCCCTGGTGTTCGAGCCGCAGCTGGTGCTGATGGACGAACCCCTCGGCGCGCTGGACAAGCAGCTGCGCGAGCACATGCAGATGGAGATCAAGCACATCCATCAGCGCCTCGGCGTGACCGTGGTCTACGTGACCCACGACCAGGGCGAAGCCCTGACCATGTCCGATCGCGTGGCGGTGTTCCACCAGGGCGAGATCCAGCAGATCGCGCCGCCTCGTGAGCTCTATGAGTTGCCGAAGAATACCTTCGTGGCCAACTTCATCGGTGAGAACAACCGCCTCAGCGGTCAGCTGGAAAGCCGCCAGGGCGATACCTGCGTGGTGCGCCTGGCCCGTGGCGAGAAGGTCGAGGCCCTGGCCATCAACGTCGGCCAGCCGGGCGAGCCGGTCACCCTGTCGATCCGCCCCGAGCGGATCCGCCTGAATGGCCACAGCGAATCCTGCGTCAACCGTTTCTCCGGGCGCGTCGCCGAGTTCATCTACCTGGGCGACCACGTGCGCATCCGCTTCGAGGTCTGCGGCAAGCCCGATTTCTTCGTCAAGCAACCCATCGCCGAGCTCGATCCCGCGCTGGCGGTCGGCGATGTGGTGCCGCTCGGCTGGCAAGTGGAGCACGTCCGCGCATTGGACCCGCTGCACGCGGAATGA
- a CDS encoding ABC transporter substrate-binding protein — translation MSKSLKLTAIALGLACAAQAMAADLTVVSFGGANKNAQVKAFYEPFQQATGNKIIAGEYNGEMAKVKAMVDTNSVSWNLVEVESPELARGCDEGLFEELDTAQFGKAEDFIPGALQPCGVGFFVWSTVLAYNADKLKTAPTSWADFWDVNKFPGKRGLRKGAKYTLEFALMADGVAPKDVYSVLATKEGQDRAFKKLDEIKPSIQWWEAGAQPPQFLASGDVVMSSAYNGRIAAVQNESNLKVVWTGGIYDFDSWAIPKGAKDADKAKEFIAFSVQPEQQKVYSSNIAYGPANTQAVSLLDKGILKDMPTTPENIKDQVAMDVTFWADYGEQLEQRFNAWAAK, via the coding sequence ATGTCGAAATCCCTGAAACTCACCGCCATCGCCCTCGGGCTGGCCTGCGCCGCACAGGCCATGGCCGCCGACCTGACCGTCGTGTCCTTTGGCGGTGCCAACAAGAACGCCCAGGTGAAGGCGTTCTACGAGCCCTTCCAGCAGGCCACCGGCAACAAGATCATCGCTGGCGAGTACAACGGCGAGATGGCCAAGGTGAAGGCCATGGTCGACACCAACAGCGTGTCCTGGAACCTCGTGGAGGTGGAGTCCCCCGAACTGGCCCGTGGTTGCGACGAAGGGCTGTTCGAGGAACTGGACACCGCCCAGTTCGGCAAGGCCGAGGACTTCATTCCGGGCGCCCTGCAACCCTGCGGCGTGGGTTTCTTCGTCTGGTCCACCGTGCTGGCCTACAACGCCGACAAACTGAAGACCGCACCCACCAGCTGGGCCGATTTCTGGGACGTGAACAAGTTCCCGGGCAAGCGCGGCCTGCGCAAGGGCGCCAAGTACACCCTCGAATTCGCCCTGATGGCCGACGGCGTGGCGCCCAAGGACGTCTACAGCGTGCTGGCCACCAAGGAAGGCCAGGATCGCGCCTTCAAGAAGCTCGACGAGATCAAGCCCAGCATCCAGTGGTGGGAAGCCGGCGCCCAGCCGCCGCAGTTCCTCGCCTCGGGTGACGTGGTGATGAGCTCCGCCTACAACGGCCGCATCGCCGCCGTGCAGAACGAGAGCAACCTGAAGGTCGTCTGGACCGGCGGCATCTACGACTTCGACTCCTGGGCCATCCCGAAGGGCGCCAAGGATGCCGACAAGGCCAAGGAGTTCATCGCCTTCTCGGTCCAGCCCGAGCAGCAGAAGGTCTACTCCTCCAACATCGCCTACGGCCCGGCCAACACCCAGGCGGTGTCGCTGCTGGACAAGGGCATCCTGAAGGACATGCCGACCACGCCGGAGAACATCAAGGACCAGGTCGCCATGGACGTCACCTTCTGGGCTGACTACGGCGAGCAGCTGGAACAGCGCTTCAACGCCTGGGCGGCCAAGTAA
- a CDS encoding ABC transporter permease → MATAVPLNEVAGPSLKQRLARAERMNRLKSQALILPLLIFLLLTFLVPIGALLYKSVNNPEVVGSMPRTVDAIASWDGKALPAEPVYKALAEDLAEARKNQTIGDLSKRLNMELAGYRSLMAKTARALPFKTEPASYKDALETLDERWGDPAYWQAIRRNASHLTPYYLLAALDHRIDDLGELAPATPDQAIYLDIFARTFWMSAVITAICLLLAYPLAYLLANLPTRQSNLLMILVLLPFWTSILVRVAAWIVLLQSGGLINGALMKLGLIDQPLQLVFNRTGVYIAMVHIMLPFMILPIYSVMKGISPSYMRAAISLGCHPFASFWKVYFPQTVAGVGAGCLLVFILSIGYYITPALLGSPNDQMVSYFVAFFTNTTINWGMATALGGMLLFATLVLYVVYTWLVGAGRLRLG, encoded by the coding sequence ATGGCCACTGCAGTGCCCCTGAACGAGGTCGCCGGCCCCAGCCTCAAGCAGCGCCTCGCCCGAGCCGAGCGGATGAACCGCCTGAAATCCCAGGCGCTGATCCTGCCGCTGCTGATCTTCCTCCTGCTGACCTTCCTGGTGCCCATCGGCGCGCTGCTCTACAAGAGCGTGAACAACCCGGAAGTGGTCGGCTCCATGCCCCGCACCGTCGACGCCATCGCATCCTGGGACGGCAAGGCGCTGCCCGCCGAACCGGTGTACAAGGCCCTGGCCGAAGACCTGGCCGAGGCGCGCAAGAACCAGACCATCGGCGACCTCTCCAAGCGCCTGAACATGGAACTGGCCGGCTACCGCAGCCTGATGGCCAAGACCGCCCGGGCCCTGCCGTTCAAGACCGAGCCGGCGTCCTACAAGGACGCCCTGGAAACCCTCGACGAGCGCTGGGGAGACCCGGCCTACTGGCAGGCGATCCGTCGCAACGCCAGCCACCTGACGCCTTATTACCTGCTGGCCGCCCTCGACCATCGCATCGACGACCTCGGCGAGCTGGCGCCGGCAACCCCGGACCAGGCCATCTACCTGGATATCTTCGCCCGCACCTTCTGGATGAGCGCGGTGATCACGGCCATCTGCCTGCTGCTGGCCTATCCGCTGGCCTACCTGCTGGCCAACCTGCCGACCCGGCAGAGCAACCTGCTGATGATCCTGGTGCTGCTGCCCTTCTGGACGTCCATCCTGGTGCGGGTGGCGGCCTGGATCGTGCTGCTGCAGTCCGGCGGCCTGATCAACGGCGCCCTGATGAAACTGGGGTTGATCGACCAGCCGCTGCAACTGGTGTTCAACCGCACCGGCGTCTACATCGCCATGGTCCACATCATGCTGCCGTTCATGATCCTGCCGATCTACAGCGTGATGAAGGGTATCTCCCCCAGCTACATGCGGGCGGCGATCTCCCTCGGCTGCCACCCCTTCGCCAGCTTCTGGAAGGTGTACTTCCCGCAGACCGTGGCCGGTGTCGGTGCCGGGTGCCTGCTGGTGTTCATCCTGTCCATCGGCTACTACATCACCCCGGCGCTGCTGGGCAGCCCGAACGACCAGATGGTCAGCTACTTCGTCGCCTTCTTCACCAACACCACCATCAACTGGGGCATGGCCACGGCCCTGGGCGGGATGCTGCTGTTCGCCACCCTGGTGCTCTACGTGGTGTACACCTGGCTGGTGGGCGCCGGTCGCCTGAGGCTGGGATAA